A genome region from Dreissena polymorpha isolate Duluth1 chromosome 16, UMN_Dpol_1.0, whole genome shotgun sequence includes the following:
- the LOC127861772 gene encoding prostatic spermine-binding protein-like: MATVDDDDEDADDENAHDEDANDGDADDEEADDEDADDEDADNEDADGEDADDEDANDGDADDEYADDEDADDEDADDENAHDEDANDGDADDEDADEEDADNEDADGEEADDEDADDEDMM; this comes from the exons atgatgatgatgaagatgctgATGATGAAAATGCTCATGATGAAGATGCTAATGATGGAGATGCTGATGATGAAGAAGCTGATGATGAAgatgctgatgatgaagatgctGATAATGAAGATGCTGATGGTGAAgatgctgatgatgaagatgctAATGATGGAGATGCTGATGATGAATatgctgatgatgaagatgctgatgatgaagatgctGATGATGAAAATGCTCATGATGAAGATGCTAATGATGGAgatgctgatgatgaagatgctGATGAAGAAGATGCTGATAATGAAGATGCTGATGGTGAAGAAGCTGATGATGAAgatgctgatgatgaagat ATGATGtag